The following proteins are encoded in a genomic region of Cricetulus griseus strain 17A/GY chromosome 7, alternate assembly CriGri-PICRH-1.0, whole genome shotgun sequence:
- the LOC113836819 gene encoding ankyrin repeat domain-containing protein SOWAHA, protein MALAAAAAAAAAAAGVSQAAVLGFLLERGGQVRNSELLSRFKPLLDAGDPRGRAARRDRFKKFVNNVAVVKELDGVKFVVLRKKPRPPEGPEPPHTSNPGVPVTQAECTAVPAEDNCVPEATLSPQPSEEPQEDLSAPSELQNASGTPPSGVTQLGAPSGSEPQPGGPEDQELPWPSEGAAPTSVPSGPASPTTESPAPEPAPPSAQVPPQKPCMLPVRCVVPGPAALRIRAEEQGLRRQRSEEPSPRASPMLLRRLSVEESGLGLHLGPGRSPHLRRLSRAGPRLLSPDTEEVPAAPPPPPAVPLEPTEHEWLVRTASGHWSHHLHGLLLRDCGLAAKRDFMSGFTALHWAAKSGDREMALQLVEVARRGGAPVDVNARSHGGYTPLHLAALHGHEDAAVLLVVRLGAQVNVRDHSGRRAYQYLRPGSSYALRRLLGDPGLRATTELDAASGGSGSLVSRHPVQVAATILGSTTSAFLGVLADDLMLQDLARGLKKSSSFSKFLGASPMAPRKKTKIRGGLPSFTEISRRHTPGPLAGLVPSLPPPT, encoded by the coding sequence ATGGCGCTGGCAGCCGCAGCCGCTGCCGCCGCAGCAGCCGCAGGGGTGAGCCAGGCGGCGGTGCTGGGCTTCCTTTTGGAGCGCGGCGGGCAGGTGCGCAACTCCGAGCTGCTGAGCCGCTTCAAGCCGCTGCTGGACGCTGGGGACCCGCGCGGCCGCGCAGCCCGTAGGGACCGCTTCAAGAAGTTCGTCAACAACGTGGCCGTGGTGAAGGAGCTGGACGGGGTCAAATTCGTGGTGCTGAGAAAGAAGCCGCGGCCGCCGGAGGGACCAGAGCCCCCGCACACCTCCAACCCTGGGGTGCCCGTCACGCAGGCCGAGTGCACTGCCGTCCCAGCGGAGGACAACTGCGTCCCCGAAGCTACCCTCTCCCCACAGCCGTCTGAGGAACCGCAGGAGGACTTGTCCGCACCATCGGAGCTACAGAATGCCTCAGGGACCCCACCCTCAGGGGTCACCCAGCTTGGGGCTCCATCCGGCTCAGAGCCACAGCCCGGGGGACCCGAGGATCAGGAGCTACCCTGGCCCTCGGAGGGAGCCGCACCAACCAGTGTGCCATCCGGGCCAGCCTCACCGACCACAGAGTCGCCAGCCCCAGAGCCTGCACCTCCCTCGGCGCAAGTGCCACCGCAGAAGCCCTGCATGCTACCGGTGCGCTGCGTGGTCCCCGGCCCCGCGGCGCTGAGGATCCGCGCGGAGGAGCAAGGCCTGCGCCGGCAGCGGTCGGAGGAACCGAGCCCGCGGGCCTCCCCGATGCTCTTGCGGCGGCTCTCGGTAGAGGAGTCGGGTCTGGGCCTCCACCTGGGACCCGGCCGCTCCCCTCATCTCAGGCGCCTGTCGCGCGCGGGCCCGCGCCTGCTGAGCCCGGACACGGAGGAGGTGCCTGCCGCGCCGCCGCCGCCTCCCGCGGTGCCCCTGGAGCCCACGGAGCACGAGTGGCTGGTGCGCACGGCCAGCGGCCATTGGAGCCACCATCTGCACGGGCTGCTCTTGCGGGACTGCGGCCTGGCTGCCAAGCGTGACTTCATGTCGGGTTTCACCGCCCTACACTGGGCAGCGAAGAGCGGCGACCGGGAGATGGCTCTACAGCTGGTGGAGGTCGCCCGGCGTGGGGGCGCGCCTGTGGACGTGAACGCGCGCTCGCACGGTGGCTACACGCCGTTGCACCTGGCGGCCCTGCACGGCCACGAGGATGCAGCGGTGCTGTTAGTGGTGCGTCTGGGCGCCCAAGTGAACGTCCGCGACCACAGCGGCCGTCGTGCCTACCAGTACCTGCGGCCTGGCTCCTCCTACGCGCTGCGGCGTTTACTCGGTGATCCCGGCCTGCGAGCAACCACCGAGCTTGATGCAGCCAGTGGTGGCAGTGGGAGTCTTGTGTCGCGGCACCCCGTGCAGGTGGCTGCCACTATCCTCGGCTCCACCACTAGCGCGTTTCTGGGCGTCCTGGCTGACGACTTGATGCTCCAGGACCTGGCCCGCGGCTTGAAGAAGTCAAGCTCCTTCAGCAAGTTCTTGGGTGCCTCGCCCATGGCTCCCCGCAAAAAGACCAAGATCCGTGGTGGCCTACCATCCTTTACTGAAATCTCTCGTCGACACACCCCGGGGCCTTTAGCTGGTTTAGTGCCCAGTCTGCCCCCTCCAACCTGA